A part of Mycolicibacterium sp. TUM20985 genomic DNA contains:
- a CDS encoding glutamine synthetase family protein — translation MLQLSELETLVADGDVDTVIVAFTDMQGRLTGKRISARLFIDDVAAHGAECCNYLLSVDVDMNTVDGYAMSSWEAGYGDMVMTPDFATLRKLPWLPATALVMADLGWHDGKPVGPAPRGILRAQLDRLAQRGMAAVAATELEFIVFDDSYRDAWSKGYKGLTAATDYNIDYAMLASTRMEPLLRDIRNGMEGAGLYCEGVKGECNLGQQEIGFRYDDALVTCDNHTIYKNGAKEIADQHGKSLTFMAKFDEREGNSCHIHLSFRGTDGSAVFADDDDPLGMSPMFRSFVAGQLATLREFTLFYAPNINSYKRFVDGSFAPTAVAWGMDNRTCSLRVVGHGHGMRMECRAPGGDVNQYLAVSALIAGGLYGIDQQLELPDACSGNAYTSGAERLPTTLAEAAELFSASTVAREAFGDEVVEHYLNNARIELKAFNSTVTDWERRRGFERL, via the coding sequence ATGCTTCAGCTGTCCGAGTTGGAGACGCTGGTGGCCGACGGCGACGTCGACACCGTCATCGTCGCCTTCACCGACATGCAGGGCCGGCTGACCGGCAAACGGATCTCGGCTCGGCTGTTCATCGATGACGTCGCCGCCCACGGTGCCGAGTGCTGCAACTATCTGCTGTCCGTCGACGTCGACATGAACACCGTCGACGGATACGCCATGTCGAGCTGGGAAGCCGGCTACGGCGACATGGTGATGACGCCGGACTTCGCCACGTTGCGCAAGCTGCCCTGGCTGCCGGCTACCGCGCTGGTGATGGCCGATCTCGGCTGGCATGACGGCAAGCCCGTCGGCCCCGCGCCGCGGGGAATCCTGCGCGCCCAACTCGACCGGTTGGCGCAGCGGGGCATGGCGGCCGTCGCGGCGACCGAGTTGGAGTTCATCGTCTTCGACGACTCGTACCGGGACGCGTGGTCGAAGGGGTACAAGGGCTTGACCGCCGCCACCGACTACAACATCGACTACGCGATGCTGGCGTCGACCAGGATGGAACCGCTGCTGCGCGACATCCGGAACGGAATGGAGGGTGCGGGGCTGTACTGCGAGGGCGTGAAGGGCGAGTGCAACCTCGGTCAGCAGGAGATCGGGTTCCGTTACGACGACGCGCTGGTCACCTGCGACAACCACACGATCTACAAGAACGGCGCCAAGGAAATCGCCGATCAGCACGGCAAGAGCCTCACCTTCATGGCGAAGTTCGACGAGCGCGAGGGGAACAGCTGTCACATCCACCTCTCGTTCCGTGGAACGGACGGGTCGGCAGTCTTCGCCGATGACGACGATCCGCTCGGCATGTCGCCGATGTTCCGCAGCTTCGTCGCCGGCCAGCTGGCCACCCTGCGTGAGTTCACACTGTTCTACGCGCCAAACATCAACTCCTACAAGCGCTTCGTCGATGGCAGCTTCGCGCCCACCGCCGTGGCATGGGGGATGGACAACCGCACCTGCTCGCTGCGCGTGGTGGGTCACGGGCACGGCATGCGGATGGAGTGCCGCGCCCCGGGCGGCGACGTCAACCAGTACCTGGCCGTCTCCGCGTTGATTGCCGGCGGTCTGTACGGGATCGACCAACAGCTCGAGCTGCCCGACGCCTGTAGCGGTAACGCGTATACCAGCGGCGCGGAACGGCTTCCGACGACGCTCGCCGAGGCAGCTGAGTTGTTCTCCGCCTCCACGGTGGCGCGTGAGGCCTTCGGCGACGAGGTCGTCGAGCATTACCTGAACAACGCCCGCATCGAGTTGAAGGCGTTCAACTCGACGGTCACGGACTGGGAGAGGCGTCGTGGTTTCGAACGCCTCTAG